The genome window ctcagagagagaggtcattctgggtcagtgtctcagagagagaggtcattctgggtcagtgtctcagagagagaggtcattctGGGTATATGGAACGGGTcagtgtctcagagagagagaggtcattctGGGTATATGGAGCAGGTcagtgtctcagagagagaggtcattctGGGTATATGGAACGGGTcagtgtctcagagagagagggcattCTGGGTAAATGGAACGGGTcagtgtctcagagagagaggtcattctgggtcagtgtctcagagagagaggtcattctgggtcagtgtctcagagagagaggtcattctGGGTAAATGGAACGGGTCAGTTactcagagagagaggtcattctGGGTATATGGAACGGGTcagtgtctcagagagagaggtcattctGGGTATATGGAACGGGTcagtgtctcagagagagaggtcattctGGGTATATGGAGCAGGTcagtgtctcagagagagaggtcattctGGGTATATGGAACGGGTcagtgtctcagagagagagggcattCTGGGTAAATGGAACGGGTcagtgtctcagagagagaggtcattctgggtcagtgtctcagagagagaggtcattctgggtcagtgtctcagagagagaggtcattctGGGTATATGGAACGGGTcagtgtctcagagagagaggtcattctGGGTATATGGAACGGGTcagtgtctcagagagagaggtcattctGGGTATATGGAGCAGGTcagtgtctcagagagagaggtcattctGGGTATATGGAACGGGTcagtgtctcagagagagaggtcattctGGGTATATGGAACGGGTcagtgtctcagagagagaggtcattctGGGTATATGGAACGGGTcagtgtctcagagagagaggtcattctGGGTATATGGAGCAGGTcagtgtctcagagagagaggtcattctGGGTATATGGAGCAGGTcagtgtctcagagagagaggtcattctGGGTATATGGAGCAGGTcagtgtctcagagagagaggtcattctGGGTATATGGAGCAGGTcagtgtctcagagagagaggccATTCTGGGTATATGGAACGGGTcagtgtctcagagagagaggtcattctGGGTATATGGAGCAGGTcagtgtctcagagagagaggtcattctGGGTAAATGGAGCAGGTGATTGGTTTATGTCTAtaaccagtacagtactgtagtaccaGGTGATTGGTTTATGTCTATAACCCTGCAGTACTGTAGGACCAGGTGATTGGTTTATGTCTAtaaccagtacagtactgtagtaccaGATGATTGGTTTATGTCTATAACCCTGCAGTACTGTAGGACCAGGTGATTGGTTTATGTCTAtaaccagtacagtactgtagtaccaGGTGATTGGTTTATGTACTATAAGACCAGGTGATTGGTTTATGTCTATAACCCTGCAGTACTGTAGTACCAGGTGATTGGTTTATGTCTATAACCAGTACAGTACTATAGTACCAGGTGATTGGTTTATGTCCGtaaccagtacagtactgtaggaccaggtgattggtttatgtctataaccagtacagtactgtagaaccaggtgattggtttatgtctataaccagtacagtactgtagtaccaggtgattggtttatgtctataaccagtacagtactgtaggaccaggtgattggtttatgtctataaccagtacagtactgtaggaccAGGTGATTGGTTTATGTACTATAAGACCAGGTGATTGGTTTATGTCTATAACCCTGCAGTACTGTAGTACCAGGTGATTGGTTTATGTCTATAACCAGTACAGTACTATAGTACCAGGTGATTGGTTTATGTCCGtaaccagtacagtactgtaggaccaggtgattggtttatgtctataaccagtacagtactgtagaaccaggtgattggtttatgtctataaccagtacagtactgtagtaccaggtgattggtttatgtctaaccagtacagtactgtaggaccaggtgattggtttatgtctataaccagtacagtactgtaggaccaggtgattggtttatgtctataaccagtacagtactgtagtaccaGGTGATTGGTTTATGTCTATAACCCTGCAGTACTGTAGGACCAGGTGATTGGTTTATGTCTAtaaccagtacagtactgtagaaccaggtgattggtttatgtctataaccagtacagtactgtaggaccaggtgattggtttatgtctataaccagtacagtactgtaggaccaggtgattggtttatgtctataaccagtacagtactgtaggaccaggtgattggtttctgtctataaccagtacagtactgtagtaccaggtgattggtttatgtctataaccagtacagtactgtagtaccaGGTGATTGGTTTATGTACTATAAGACCAGGTGATTGGTTTATGTCTGTAACCCTGCAGTACTGTAGTACCAGGTGATTGGTTTATGTACTATAAGACCAGGTGATTGGTTTATGTCTATAACCctgcagtacagtactgtaggaccaggtgattggtttatgtctataaccagtacagtactgtagtaccaggtgattggtttatgtctataacgctgcagtacagtactgtaggaccAGGTGATTGGTTTATGTCTATAACCAGTACAGTACTATAGTACCAGGTGATTGGTTTATGTATAtaaccagtacagtactgtagtaccaggtgattggtttatgtctataaccagtacagtactgtaggaccAGGTGATTGGTTTATGTCTATAACCCTGCAGTACTGTAGGACCAGGTGATTGGTTTCTGTCTAtaaccagtacagtactgtagtaccaggtgattggtttatgtctataaccagtacagtactgtagtaccaggtgattggtttatgtctataaccagtacagtactgtaggaccAGATGATTGGTTTCTGTCTAtaaccagtacagtactgtagtaccaggtgattggtttatgtctataaccagtacagtactgtagtaccaGGTGATTGGTTTATGTACTATAAGACCAGGTGATTGGTTTATGTCTGTAACCCTGCAGTACTGTAGGACCAGGTGATTGGTTTATGTCTAtaaccagtacagtactgtaggaccaggtgattggtttatgtctataaccagtacagtactgtagtaccaggtgattggtttatgtctataaccagtacagtactgtagtaccaggtgattggtttctgtctataaccagtacagtactgtaggaccAGGTGATTGGTTTATGTCTGTAACCCTGCAGTAGAGTACTGTAGGACCAGGTGATTGGTTTATGTCTAtaaccagtacagtactgtagtaccaggtgattggtttatgtctataaccagtacagtactgtaggaccAGGTGATTGGTTTATGTCTGTAACCctgcagtacagtactgtaggaccaggtgattggtttatgtctataaccagtacagtactgtagtaccaggtgattggtttatgtctataaccagtacagtactgtagtaccaGGTGATTGGTTTATGTCTATAACCAGTACAGTACTATAGTACCAGGTGATTGGTTTATGTCCGtaaccagtacagtactgtaggaccaggtgattggtttatgtctataaccagtacagtactgtaggaccaggtgattggtttatgtctataaccagtacagtactgtaggaccaggtgattggtttatgtctataaccagtacagtactgtagtaccaggtgattggtttctgtctataaccagtacagtactgtagtaccaggtgattggtttatgtctataaccagtacagtactgtagtaccaGGTGATTGATTTATGTACTATAAGACCAGGTGATTGGTTTATGTCTGTAACCctgcagtacagtactgtaggaccaggtgattggtttatgtctataaccagtacagtactgtagtaccaggtgattggtttatgtctataaccagtacagtactgtagtaccaggtgattggtttctgtctataaccagtacagtactgtagtaccaggtgattggtttatgtctataaccagtacagtactgtagtaccaGGTGATTGGTTTATGTACTATAAGACCAGGTGATTGGTTTATGTCTATAACCCTGCAGTACTGTAGGACCAGGTGATTGGTTTCTGTCTAtaaccagtacagtactgtagtaccaggtgat of Salmo trutta chromosome 1, fSalTru1.1, whole genome shotgun sequence contains these proteins:
- the LOC115208649 gene encoding uncharacterized protein LOC115208649 isoform X2; protein product: MSQIAADSLNSALLLTRTHIGNRVPFGKQTKAQLIELLFRTFASILCDLCLKSIGYMERVSVSEREVILGIWNGSVSQRERAFWVNGTGQCLRERGHSGSVSQRERSFWVSVSEREVILGIWNGSVSQRERGHSGYMEQVSVSEREVILGIWNGSVSQRERAFWVNGTGQCLRERGHSGSVSQRERSFWVYGTGQCLRERGHSGYMEQVSVSEREVILGIWNGSVSQRERSFWVYGTGQCLRERGHSGYMEQVSVSEREVILGIWNGSVSQRERSFWVYGTGQCLRERGHSGYMERVSVSEREVILGQCLRERGHSGYMEQVSVSEREVILGIWSRSVSQRERPFWVYGTGQCLRERGHSGYMEQVSVSEREVILGKWSR
- the LOC115208649 gene encoding uncharacterized protein LOC115208649 isoform X1, whose product is MSQIAADSLNSALLLTRTHIGNRVPFGKQTKAQLIELLFRTFASILCDLCLKSIGYMERVSVSEREVILGIWNGSVSQRERAFWVNGTGQCLRERGHSGSVSQRERSFWVSVSEREVILGIWNGSVSQRERGHSGYMEQVSVSEREVILGIWNGSVSQRERAFWVNGTGQCLRERGHSGSVSQRERSFWVNGTGQLLRERGHSGYMERVSVSEREVILGIWNGSVSQRERSFWVYGAGQCLRERGHSGYMERVSVSEREGILGKWNGSVSQRERSFWVYGTGQCLRERGHSGYMERVSVSEREVILGIWSRSVSQRERSFWVYGTGQCLRERGHSGYMERVSVSEREVILGIWNGSVSQRERSFWVSVSEREVILGIWSRSVSQRERSFWVYGAGQCLRERGHSGYMERVSVSEREVILGIWSRSVSQRERSFWVNGAGDWFMSITSTVL